DNA sequence from the Suricata suricatta isolate VVHF042 chromosome 5, meerkat_22Aug2017_6uvM2_HiC, whole genome shotgun sequence genome:
TGATTCTTTCTTGCTCAGTCTGAAGATATAATTCTGAAATCAAGCTGATGGAGGCATATCAAGCCTGTGTTCGGATATGAGCCGTTGAAAGCAGACCTATCCCTCTGCAAAGGGTGATGTGGAAGGAAAGCTTGATTTGCGTTGTAAGAGATAACAAAttgcagcaatttaaaaaaaattgtgatacaAAGGTCAAAGAAAAGTTTTCTAGAATTTCTCCTCTAATTAGGCAATAAGCtgagttaggaaaaaaaaaaaactctttcagatattttaaaacaactgaGTTTCTAAATAATTGTTTAGTAAAGAAGGACATATTAAGAGGTGGTATCTCCAAGCCTGTGGAGCAAGAAGGAGAACTACATTAGGCATCCTCCCTTTTACTCAATTGTCCAAGGCACAAATATATGTCTAATTGGAAGGGGGACTTATTCCATGCGCATTGTAAGGAACCATTGTTAGCTTTGTCACAAGAcaatctataataaataaatggctttGTCTAAAGTGCCTTGTGGGCACTTGAAATGAGTCTTGACCAAATTGAGATATACTGTAATTTTAGAATTAATACTAGGTTTTGAAGACAGGATGAAAattatctcaataattttttatattgattcacatgttgaaatatattttggacGTGTTGGtttaaagtatattataaaattaattttaattgtttcattttttctttttaatgtgactaCTAGAAAAACTTAGATTTGTATATGTGGCTTCCATTATATTTCTCTTGGAAACTGGTATTGAGTGTTGACCAAAACTTTTCCTGTTGCCCTGAAACTGGCTTCTAGGATCTATAGATAAGGACAAGGAGTGCTAAGTTAGAGGTCAGCTGTACATCCCAAAGAGAACAGCCAGAAATTGGGATAAACAAACTTCTAAAGTGAAAAGTAGGAGAGCTATTCCTCCTACAATCCTAAATTCACCCAAACAGTGCACTCCCAAGGGCAATGTTTATGGATAGAAGCTTGCCCCGCTCCTTCCAGTGTTTACATTCCACCTACCCCCACAAGTCAAGTGATGAGGTTTGGAAGTTAAGGGTTGGGAAGAAGAGCTTGAGGGGCCTTGCAGGAGATGGAGCTAAGCATTTTGTTCCTACCCCTGGCTGGATACTTGATCAGCTACAGGATCTGGGGACCACACTTGTAGAGCATCAGAGTGTAGTCCAGAGCATGGCAAATCATTTGGGAAAGTTTGAATGGTATACCCTCAAGGTGACCCTTCAACTGAAACATGTAAGCTGGTCTCTCCTAGACTAGAAATGTGTGAAAGCAAAAGCCTTGCCTAGCAAGTTTGCTTAGCCAAAATTTTGGACTATTCTGTAATTTGCCTGTGAAGAAGAGTGAAAGGGAGGGAAGAGTATCATCATGCCTAAGTCCAAAAGAGGACCACTTTGATTCTCATGGCTTCCTGAGAAGGGGCATGGAGCTTAGAGGAGGAGATAGAGGCTACAGGATTGTCCAGACATCCTTGCTAACAGAAGGCCTTTCCTTATCACCAAGAAGGCTACACTCCCTCTTTTCTTTGTTCCCAGTGTTGCTTGTATCCTTTTGTAGGAAGAAGGGTGATGGTCAAGGGGAGTCAAGGTAAAGCTTGTTGCCTCAATAAATGGCTGTTCTATTTCTAATATGAAGTACTTAGCACTAGTCTTCACTATGAGCCCTTAGCACTTGGCCCTAGTCCCAACATGCTACACACACTCACCTGTGTCGCTGCCCTACTCAAATGCGATTAATGGTTTCCCATCTCTTCCATACAAAATCCTAATTCCTTAAGAGATCAACgttgctgggagccatctctgaagtaaggcaggtttgcaaggcctcccgccatcagatggCCACCAGCATCTTCAccctcaacccccactcaatttctccttgagcaccgaccccccaaggcacctgactgactgatatcaggagtgacttgccttcttatgctaaaaatacgTGAATTGtgccttatgaaaaaacttattataggagtttcttcttttgtgattataggagcaaatgttacatttctcgagaaacctgtttttcttccccttgagaaaacagactattgacccctgctcacaaaagaactaactattgcctttgctatgctaaaaacattgccttgtatttgaatgctaaagatcccttccttccccatgtgataagcatctagtcacctactttaatcactattgataaagattatgcacgaGTCTTCtcccaatctatgttctgggaaatttttacataacaaagaatttgtcatcagaaatcattgtctaaggcaattgccacttctgttttgtgccccatacattttttcgataaataaagctgactctctggtcagtgcagagatgcctgcctggtgagcagaaagaagccaaggctctctccttccctttcgccatccatccttcagggagccctggacctgccggGCTGAACTCTAGCGCAAAGTTAGGGCCTTTGGTCTTTACCTACCTTTCTAGCCTCTCTCATGTGTTAACCCCAATTTTTCTGTGCTTTAGCCAGACAGGACAAGCTGGAACTACTTATCTTTGTTTGAAATCATGTTTttgctcattcaacaaatatatattgactaCCTCTTATGTATCAATCATTTTTCTAGGCATTAAGGATATAAATCAAACATTTTTCCCCATAACACAGAGCTTGCAGTCTAATGAATAGGATTTTTTCTTTGTCCTGGTAAATTCTGTTCCTGCTTCTCAAATAtgcttcttcccctcttcctccacaGATTAAATGTTACCTTCACTGTGAAGCCTTTCTTCAGATTGAGTATACACTATCTGTCTTTGTACTTTGTATTTATTGTCTGATGGAACTTTGTGTTTGTTACTTGATTTTTCTCCCCACCTAGTCTGAGATCTCATTGACAGGAGCTGTGTACTATCTTTGTATTATAACATTTGGCACTTTatggctacttaaaaaaatgtatgctgAAATGCCTCAACCtaattgtcttttatttaattctttctttcttactttgtatTTTCTCAGAAGTTATGTAACATACAGAGACTTCGCAAGCCAAGTTTAGTTCAGAACAGTTACACAATCAAAATATGCTTTAAAGAAGTCTATTCCAAGCAGCATTGGTCGAACGATTTAAcatatttctttctgtatctaaACAGTGAAGTCATTCCTGTCTTTTGGGTAAAAAGTAAAGTACATTACTCCCCAAATTATTCTCAAAATTAAGGATAAACAGCTGctatcattttgaaaatacaaaactattttGACCATCAGAGGCTCATTTCAATGCATACAAAAATAGAGCTATATATAGCTAACACAGACTTGCATGTTGCTAAGTTATAATCACTGAGTCACTGATTAAGGAGTGGCTTACATCTGGGACTTGTCTTGAAAACAAGATTTTTCACCATCAAAATGGCTATTTTCCCTTCCTTGGTATTTGATAAAAACTGAAGTAACACAAGGTTTCAGATGGcaatctatgatactttcaaaaTTAGCCATTAAGCTTTATTGATATACTCTATTTGTAGGACTAAAGTAAGAAGTTATATAGTTGATTAGAGTCCTACAGAACCTCAGAATTTACATGACACAGAAACACCAGAGTGATACCAAGCAGCTTAGAGTGACAACAAAAGAGTAAGGGTCTCAGCCTCCATAGCATCTGGCACGGTATGGGGCTGCACAGAGGACATCATGCAATAAGGCAGGAGTAATCTGTATATAAAATCTATCAAGTACTAACAGAATGATGGCCAAGTCGGATTACAGCCTGAATGGATTGTGACATAAGACCAACTATCTGCACATACCCCAATGCCTCTGCTCTGCTCATGTCCTGGGTCTCAGATGCAACTCCAGAAAAATGTCAGGAAATGAATCCTGAAATGAATGGGATTTATTTTTGCCACCTGGTGCAATGGACTTGAAGTATAAATCAAATTGacttacagggaaaaaaattacatttctcacATACTTGAGTTTAGGAGCTGCTATGCAAATATATTGCCCTATATTCCTGTGCATCTGTATGTATTTCTGAAAGACATATTTCTAGAAGTGAAATGCTAGGTCAAAATTTATGTATATCTcacaaattgttttctaaaatggtGTGGAAATTCCCTTTGATGCTTTTGCCAATATTTATCAATAGCTTCtaaagattcatttatttaaaatacctcctttaggggcgcctgagtggttcagtcggttaagcctccgacttcggctcaggtcagatctcacgtccgtgggtttgagccccatgtcagggctctgtgctgataagctcagggcctggagcctgcttccgactctgtgtctccctctctctgcccctccccctctcatgctctgtctctctctgtatcaaaaataaataaaacatttaaaaaataataaaataaaatacctcctttagtttattttcacagaaatatctcttttggtttgtttccagaAGGGCTTTGCCCAGAGATAATTGCATTTAGTTCAATTGCATTCAAATCCAatgtcattaattcatttttatcatcTATTTCCATGTGGAATAAAGGTGGAGGACAAGAGCCTAACATTCATTAAGTTGTTCTTTGAATTGGGCACTTTACAAACAGTATTTCTCATCCTAATGATGTTTTTTCGGTGGTTCTCAAGGTGTGGTCTGTAGACAAGCAGCATCAGCATAACCTGGGCCCTTTTACAAACTCTCCTAGTAATTCTAATGTTCCCTAGAATTTGAGAACCACTCCATGTACCTATCTTATGGATGAGAAACCAAACTGAAGAAGTAAGCATTTTGCTCACGGTCATCAGCTATATAAGGCTGGCCTGACTTCAAAGTCAGCACAGTACTTTTTTCTTGTGTGGAGGTCATTTAAATAGATTACAAATATAAGGTGTGTTACTGGGGAGACAATCTGGTAAAGTGTGATGGTGTAGAACTTTGAGAAAATTAAGCAGCAGGAAAAGCCTATGGATAACCATTATGGTCAGGCAGATACTGACAGGGAATACTTGGGCTCcaaagatgggagagagagagagacttggcCAATATACAGTTGGGACAGAAATTGAGCTTGGGTCTgcaatttcttttattctcacAAATATGCCAGAAATGTGGAGAATAGGCATTATGCAGGGCATAAGCCCCTGATTTATGGGTTAGAATTATTGTAGTGCTGATAATGTAGCAAAAGACAAGGGCAAAGTTGGAAGAAGACAAATTTATCTTGTGCTGGAATTAGGACATCTTTGTCAGAGACAATTATTAGTCACTGAaatgtttttaggtttttgtttccttaaggAGGAGAAATATTGCAGGTTTTGTGGTAAGAAGATTGGATTATGGAGTTATATGGGAAATAGAGAGTTAAAGGGCTCTCATTTTGGCAGATGAGAGAGTTCACTGTAATTCACTGTTAAGTAAAGGAAAGTTCTATCAGATGCAGACTTTCCCTCACTTGCTTTGCTTGCTCAGATAGAAATACAACTCAGGCCATATATGCATAGGGAGCAACTGGCCACTATTCATTTGATTCAAGTATGGGACCCAAGGAATGGATCCCCGAATCCAAGAGGCATTTGAGTTCAGAAGTAAAGTAAATATGACTTTGACTTCTTTGATACACCTGAGTGCGAaggcagtatttttctttttctgccaaatcataaaacaactaaaaaataattgatcAACTTAGGGGAAAGCAGTTTGGGTAGTTGCATTTACTGTCATAGTTCTCATACTTTAGgagtatcagaatcacctggagagcttatGAGGCACAGGTTGCTGGGCTAGACTCCCAGAGTTCCTGATTCATTATGTCTGGAGTGGGGTCCAAGAATTTGCCTTCCTTAACATGCTCCCAGATGAGGTTCATGCTGAGAAACCCTAGTCTAGGGAAGAGTGTGGATTTGGGAATAAGGACACTGACATGAAAAGTGACCCCTAAGAGAAAGTAGAGACTGTGGGTGATAATGAAGTGTTGTGTAGGTTCATCACTAGTAACAAATGTACTACTCTGGTGGGGGATGATGGTAATGAGGGAGGCTATGGatatgtggggggaggggggcatatGGTCCATCTTTATTCTTCCCCCTCAATGTTTaagtgaacctaaaactgctctaaaaatactcttaataataataataataataagcaggggtgcctaggtggctcagtgggtaaagcatctgactcttgatttcagctcagcttgtgatctcacagtttattagatggagccctgcatcaggttccgtgctgcaagtgcagagcctgcttgggattctctctctccatctctctgtccctacctcacttgcactctctctcccaaaataaataagtaaacattaaaaaatcatcatcataAGAAGAGGCATCATCATAACAAGAAGCATatgtccattttaaaaaagaacacctaTGTCCCTCTCCAAGGCATAACATAATTTCTGAGTGCCCTTGGAGAAGTCTCTTAACCTTTTTgacttgagatttcttttttgtaaattatgCAAGATTGTAAGTAATAACACCAACTTAATGAGGTTGTCCAGAATTATTGGGAGGACCAAATGTGATGATGAAGGAAAATGTTTGTGGATGTCAGTTAATAGTGCATGTATAATGGTTAACTTCATGTGTCGACCTGAGTGGACCAAGTGATGCTCAGATAGTTCATAAAACGTTATTTCTGGGTATGACTGTGAAGGTATTTCCCCACATGATTAGCATCTGAATCAGTAGACTGAAATCTCCTCTCACCAGCAAGTGGGTATCATCAATCATTGAGGACTCTAACAGtacaaaaaggcagagaaagaaattctCTGTTCTTGAGCTGGGATGCCCATCTTCTCTTGTCCTTGGACACAGCAGCTACTcattctcaggcctttggacttgaactgaatTATATTATCAGCTTTCCTAgttctccagcttgcagacagcagaCTGTGGGACTTCTCGGCCTCCATGATCGcgtgagccaattcctataataaatcttctcatatgtgcatatatatgtatctatatatatcctattggttctgtttctctgcagaacCTGACTAATACagtgtgtttcttcctctttatttttatagttaaaaacaaaataaaactcctcCATCCACAAATTTATCTCCAGATGGCTCAGCCTTGCTTTTCTTGTGCTGCTGTAAGCCAAAGTAGGTGAACAGTCTATCACAATGATAAATTGGAAATTTCTGATAGACGGTTTTGGTAGCATACCCCATAGccaccttttcttatttttcttgttcacaGAATATTAATTTTGTTCAAGGATGAGGTATCTTTCTGCTCAAGGATAAGAACCCCTCCCCTAACTTGAGGATGTGAATCATGATTGGTCTAAGCGCATCCTGGTAACTTTAGCTTTTCCTCATGTGAATAATGCTAAGGTCAAATTTATACACTTAACCTATATTTATTCAGCACAAACCACCATTCTTGGTGAGGAGATACAGAGATGAACCAGAGTAACTAGTAGTCCCAAATTGGAGGCCTATCTTGAACAAATAATAACACAAATAATTTTTGCCATGAAGTAAAAGTATTGTGTGTAGTAAGACCATGTAATAGGAATCGGGAGAAACAAGCAGAAAGAGTGTCAAGGAAGATTTCTCTAAGTGGCACTTAAGCCAATAAGTAAAGatgatagaaacaaaaatatttcaagctTATATAAAGGCTGTGAATAGGAGGAGGCTTTGTACATTACACAAACTGGAGATATCAACAACTATGGTCAGATGAAAGAGGGTGTGAAAGGTTATGTTGGGAGTTTCAGATtttagccaaaaagaaaaaaatgggaagtcACTAAAGGATTGTAGTTTGCAATCATAAGACAGATTTGCATTGAAAAAATATTACTCTGGCTGCTCCTGAAGAATGAACTGAAAGAAAACCAAGTAGGGATGTGTGAAGCCCATTTAATAGACACCACAAAAAAGACATGGTCACAACTTGGACCAAAGCTGCTCTTCCAATGTGGTAAGCACTAGCCGCATGTCGCTACTGACTGCTTGAAGTGTGGTTTTTCCAAATTAGGATGTTCTGagaagtgtaaaatacacaccagatttcaaagacttagtaagAAAAGGAGATATATcttattgataatattttatattgactATATGTTTAAAATGACAGCATTTGGGATATAAGTTGAGCTAAATAATATGTCTTACTAAATTTAACTTTTCAATGTTTCTACCAGGAAATTTAAacttgtgtgtgtgatttgtatGTGTGGATTTCATTATATTTCACTGGACAGTGCTGATCATCATGTTGACAGTGCAAATGGGAAGAAGTAGACATACCTGAAAAGTGTTTAGGAGACTAGGTTGACTAATTTGGTAATTTACTGTGGAAGAGAAAATTATCAATGATCATATCTCTGTTTCCATTATGAGTAATTGAATGGATACATCATTTCTTGAGACATCAAAGAGGAACTGTGCTAGGgagagtttaaaaataacatgtacaCATTTGGTCATGTTGAGTTTAATGTTCCCCAGAAATGATATCTGAGCAGGACATATGAATTTAGGAATTTCTTAAATATGGTAAATGAAGCCATGGGAGTAATTACATTCAAAGGGAAGCAGATAGTttaaggaaaggaggaagagccTGAGAAGCAACTGCCAGATGGATATGGGGCAAACTAGGATACTGTGGtgtgagaagaaaaggagggagatgcCAGCATATCAAAGGCTATTGAGACCAAAACAGCAGAGTGTTGACTACTTACATTCAGTGGTGGACACATGGTAGTTTGTTGTTCCTATTCTctctatatttctgtatattaaaatcCCTATAATGCAAAATGGTTGTTAAGCTTCCTGGAGACCTGGAGACAGAACGGCTGAAACATGTACTTTGAAACATGATGCTTCAGCCAAGTCATTCATAAATTTCTATCACAATGAAACTATGCATGTTTATagcttacttaattaaaaaatataacagatgTAGATCTTCAGGCTTGTCCAATGAAGAAATACCTTATGTACATTCCCCCTTCCATGGCAACAACTGTGTAATTTCGTGTAATTTGAGAAGAGAGAATGTAAGAAACTCAAGTACATTGTCCATAGGTGAGAATGAGGATAAGAGTAAGAAGGTTTGGATCATGTCCTTTGAATTTTCATCCTTCCTATTGACCCAAAGAAGGAGCAAGATAGAGAGATGTAAAACTGAGATTTCAATCAGGTGGATGATAACACCTAGTAGCTTAAGCAAGAATAACAAGCTAGTCCAACTTTGCAGTTTCCTGTTATTAACATTTTAGCCAATGAAGGGGCAGTATTGTCTACGTCTTTGTGCttgatatattataattattgtgattataaattccatttcctgggattctcatttttattagaaTGATTCCAAATGTCAGGGATTGATAGATTGTGCCTCaatattttttgtcttctctagGCATAAGTAGAGTAGAATTCCAAGAgcagtgaaaataagaaaaagcaatatTTCAAGTTATGTTGAATgcattaaaaagtttaacataatgggggcacctgggtggctcagttgattgggcatccaactttggctcaggtcataatctcacggttcatgggttcaagccctgtgctgggctctgcgctgacagcccacagcctggaCCCTACCttgaattttctgtctccctctttctcggcccctcccctgctcatgttctttctctctcacacaaataaataaacattaaaaaaggtttttttaagtttaacatgATGTTAACTGTAGGAAAATTCCATTcttaaagttatttcaaaaatttactagaaatatacctttccatgaaaaaaataacttatttgacTATGGCAAGAGAATAGAAAATTCACAAACAGGATAGAAGAGAGTtaagtaatgaaaaaaattcaagttagcAGGTTAAGTCTGGATTATTCCATGAATGCCTTTGGGACAGCTGATCAACTATTTGTAATAatctataataaaatagaattagatTCCTAGCACCATATGCCCAAATATACGAAAATAAACTCCATATGTGTTGAATATCGAAATGGAAAGTGAAACAGAAACGCTAAAGATTACATAATGACTATACATATAAGCAGAAATCATAAAGGGAAATATTGATAGATTTAACTTATACAtttgaagacattaaaaacactctaaactaaaaggaaaagcaaaatacaacattgagaaaatattcaaatctCATAAGGAAAAGTGAAtgtatttaacataaaaatcttATAGAACTATGGGAAAAAAGATGAATGTCTAGCTAAGATATAGGCAAaggtgtgaaaaataaatttccaataggaaaaagtaaaattcgATATTATGTaactatttaagatttttaaataataaatgctacTCTGAGAAAATAGGCTCTCTCATGATGATGTAACAATATCTTTTTTGAAagcaatttcaaaatatactttaaaccTAAAAATCAGTGTACAGTTTGGGCCCAGAATTTTTACttacaaaactgtattttaaggAAGTTATCATGGTTGTGTatagaaaatacatgtaaaagaacattcattaaaacattatttaaaattatgaaaattgaaACAGGCTGTATTCCAGCAAGGGAGGATTGAGTAAATATCACATTTTACAGAAGTACAATAAAACGTCCTTCAGGAAAGATGTGAGGATGCATATATAGtatctgaaaatatataaattttaaattataacaaaaaGTGTTGTCTCATTTGCCACACATAGGATTCTAGAATACACACCAAAATGTAGAAGTGGCTATTTCTGGATGGTAGAATTATGGTGGTAGAATAATGAAAAATGCTCCTCTCCTTTTGGCTTGTcagaattttttaagtgttttcttatttctaattttatataatttacttttttaaattgtgacaaaactcaaatatacagaaaactaTATAGTATAATAAACATCTGAGAACTGAAAAGTCAAAGTGCCAggtcttaataacattttattatgccaatttcagaatgttttctcttcctttcttttctcttctctccttttcattctcttttttgttattttccagaATTAAGTAAGATTTGTACTTCAAACCACAAGGAAATAAAGTCAGGAATGATTTTCCTATCTTAAACaacctgaaaaaattaaatggtagGAAACAGCCACTTTCTGACAATGGACCAAAGGCCGTCTGCACTGGGACCCTGGAATCACCTGTAGGTTCCGCCTAGAGGTTAACTGTTGGTCTGTAGTACAGATACATTTGACCTCTTCCTCCCTTGGCTACCCTTCGTTGATCTCATTTCTAGTCTTTTCCCTACATCTCCACTATCCCAAACTTGTTGTTTATCAGTGCACAccgatttttgtatttttactgtGAACATCTATTTAGTACTCTACGGTATTGTTATATGTGGCTTAAAGTTGTATAGAAATGATATCAGATGTAAGTTCCTTATACAGCATTGTAAACAGCAATGTGTTCTCCCTTGCTGCCCACTCACCTGCCTGTTGGTTACAGGATGGCCCACACTATGGAACCCCTGGCAGAGATCTTTAAAGGAGTTTTAGTAGGTGAACTTGTGAATGTTTTTGgagaacattttttgttttataagatgAACACAAGCCAAAATTTCAGGCAAACAATGAGCAAGAAATTTCCCGTCATCTTGGACGTTTATTACAAATCCATTGAGCCTTCTGGAATGTACGGAGTCAGAGAGCAAGATCAAAAAAAATGGTTGAATAGCAAAAATTAGGACCAGTCATCGCATTCAGCCTCCCATCCCAGCTGTTTGAGACCTTTACTGGGAAGAAGATGAGAACACCACACACACCGACGCCTCCTGGCCCCATGGAACAACACAGGAACTTCTGTGCTGTGGATTACAGCCATTTCCTAGCCACATGCAGATCTCTTGGGTTTGTTTGTAGCTTtcctttggcatttatttttaaagactactgTTTAACAAATAAAAGACTAGGACaagaaagggaacaaaaagaaatggtatcATATTATATACATAGATTTTGCTCAATACTatgtgtttaagattttttttcagattaatcTCTGAAActctggtttattttctttagctGATGCATATTATTCTATTGTAAGGATTTGTGATAATTTACTCATCTATTCCTGTTTTGATGGACGTTTAGTTCATATTTTATGCAATGGGTGTATATTACTTTTACAAAATCACAGAAGTTATTAGGAAAGTTGGGTGGggtaaaaaataatacacaatgaattaaaaatacatttggctGCAGTATCTTataggaattttatgattttgcccctaaaatgcaaatatctgtGGATAAGTTCTCCTTTTATAGAGATGACCTCTGTTTAACtcataataacttaaaaataaaattttcatctttaatttaaaaaaagatctttacTATCTGAAATACt
Encoded proteins:
- the LOC115292055 gene encoding protein CEBPZOS-like — its product is MAHTMEPLAEIFKGVLVGELVNVFGEHFLFYKMNTSQNFRQTMSKKFPVILDVYYKSIEPSGMYGVREQDQKKWLNSKN